Below is a genomic region from Aquila chrysaetos chrysaetos unplaced genomic scaffold, bAquChr1.4, whole genome shotgun sequence.
GAAATGGGGGCAGCACATCATCATGCAGAAACACGCAGAAATCTGGGCATCTGATGCAACTGTTCACCTCCCAGGGAAcggcaggagaagcagctgttCCTTTTATACCACCAGGCAACTTCCTTTGTGGACAACCCCAAGAGGAATAAGTTTGCCTCCTCAGAGAAGACTCTCTCcaaaaagctggagagggaaggCAATACTGTGGCAGGGGTTTGAATTAAATGCAGAATGGCTATCAGGGTCCAGaaaatggatgaaatgcacTGGGAGGATGGGCAAcagccaggaggaggagaacgGGGGGTGAGGGAAGACCCTCTTACCTAAAGAGTGTGctaacagcagctgctgtcagagCAGCCTTTTAGCTTGTAggttaaaagagaaagaatctCGCCCTCCTGACAAGGTCTCTGGAGAACAGTGGGTTTAGAAAGCAACTGCCAATCCCTCTGGAACGATCCTGTCGTAAATCTGCCTTCTGATGACATAGCGAGAAAAAACATGACACTGTTTCAAGAAGAGGGAGATGCCTGCAAGGCCATCTGCACAGAGAAAGGACACTGGTGAGGAGTGGCAAGTACTCGCACCGAAGCCAGTGTCAAGGTGTCAGCACCCACTGTTGGCCCTTCATGGAGTTCTGCACAATGGAGCATGTGAGGTAAAAGAGGACTGGAGTTTCTTGAAGACAAGGCAGGGCATCCTTCAGGTTCAGCTCTGAGAGGCTAAGCTCACCCCTAGAGTTTGTAGCTTCACAGTCAGAAAAGCCTGTGTCGGCTCCTGGTAAAACTCATCCTGTGGCTAAGCTTGATGAGCAGGAATCACAAATGTCTCCATGCAGGTGATGCaggtgaaaagggaaaaaaagttacctgaaaggcatttttatgCTTGCCACTAAGAATCTAGGACTAAACAGATGCTGTTGTCTCTTTCTGAATATTCTGTAGCTTACCGTTTCAAATCCATGCTTTGCTTTACTTGTATGGCGAACACACTTGGCTCCAGTTCTAAAAATAAGTCAAACAGGTAAGAACTGAGTTTACCAAAAgccacaaaaaggaagcaatcTTGTAAATAACTAATCAAGTATTTCATTAGAAAGCAGGGGTTTAGTACCTCCCTCTAGCCAACAAGATAGGTACCCTTAATCTGTACTCATGTTTCAAAGTCtcatttcaaaaatgaaaataggcACTCACTCCAGTATtaggctttctgcttttctagtaAGCCCAACAAGgagttaaagagaaaaacagtgtgACGTGACAGGGAAAGGCGGATGAGCAGTGAGGTGAGAAAGCTTGCAAATCCTACAAGATTACTGGCACAAGGAGAAGGGCAggtagcaaagaaaaatagaaagatcTTACAAGACTCAGTCGGGGAGCAATAAAATGGCAGAGAGGTACGAAGTgatgcagatggggaaaaacagTCCTGGCTTCACACACAAAATAGAGTTCTTGGAGCTGATCAGCATCACCTGGAGATTCTGATAGCTCAACACTCAATAGCACCCcaagaaaacccaaatccaAATGCCTCATGAGGACTTACGAGCAAAAGAGCttgtccaaaaagaaaaaaaagatcaagaagTGGTCTGACTACAGTAGGCAAACTCCTTCCAGGGTGGGGGAATGCTCAGACTGAATGCTCAGCTCTTCAGTCTAACAgagtaataagaaaaaaaatgacagaaggcTTGAAGTTGATGCCTGACTGGCTTAATTTTGAAATCAAGAATACACTTTAGAATTATTAactgttttaatcttttctggAATAGCATAACTGCTGGGGCAAGACACAGGACTAAGAGAGAACTGCCAGACTGGACCATGAAATAGCCCTCTCTTGCCTTGTATTTTATGAATCtatgtagggaacaccgttcggaagatctcgcgatgtcacggaaaggtagaaggctagtcgtcgcctccctgtgacatatcagtaatcccacctaccgttgttagtataaaaggaattaactgcgcaataaaggacggagttggcactcacaccatgtgtgttatctgtctcttccctggtcaggccgaccagtgatctaatcgcggcacctgATTagtagcactgctacatagtggtgaccccgacgtgatcggccgcacaggcgacgatgaggcttgcgcaagcgattaaggtattaaaggtgttagctatgaggtgggtgcccgcggttcgattaggggggccccacgggcgaatgcatccaatggatgctgcgccggggggacattgagtttcctagataagtttggccccccaaattggggagagattcggagtccttgctccgatccgagcgcggagctgctgaacgatcgcagagttgggggaaggtggagcaggtggtcgcggcgggacgggaggctgaggcgtgctggctggcggcgcgagctgctgcgtctgcgggtgcagcgccgcctcgggagcagcggggacggcgcctcggggacagcgggtcggatcagacggagcgggcgccgtggagcggggctcgaGAGTGGGCCGTCTTTGATCGCagacatgggcacggagggtgcggcggagacggaggtttttcctgcagaggcggcaccagcaggacctgatgcgcccccccgccactatccatgagaggagtgggcgggtggttcggcagctcatgggggagggacggtttgcaacgcctcaggcacaggcacagggcatacgcgggcgtgactttacggcacttgcaacaactgccttggccgcacttgggcgtgtgTCGCGGCCaggatagagcggaccccccttgcgtgaaagttccgcaggggattgccgagaggtttactgcctttttagatcggcttcagctgctgtgtaggcggcaaacctcccggaggcggctaaagaggcgattgtgcttgaatgtgctagggctcaagctaacccacagagcgcagcgcttgtctcttTGCCAggggttcgtccctaggtaacatgatacgccatgtactggagagagagcaacaagGGAAGCCGCGTCGGTAGGGCGgtgcaacaagttttgcaggggggtacagcctgatactgcttttgaggaggcagtctgtaagcaggccgctaacgagcaggattctgattctgataataattcttttgtatcaggcagggtggactctgaaaaagagccggattaTATCCCTCATACCTCCACCGCTggcctcccacggcctctgcgcggccgggacctgccggtgccgccgccgtccccaccccacaccccaatcgcctggtactccctccagggtctgcagaacttacaacgaACCGCTTtggctgcactgcctgtatctctttctcctgctaatccctctaactctgtgcctctgtctaatccatgacgatttacttaatgatttgggaaaaatacacatagtttgatgcaatgctgtcgaggaaaagctctacagcaaggagataccatgtttacttttcctgttgtatgacacctgcctcaagaaatgcaagaacctcaagagttagagttttaggatcagtcatcatgaatccctgcgtgatgtttaattacacccataacaccactggAAAGGATCAGAATATAAATGCTNNNNNNNNNNNNNNNNNNNNNNNNNNNNNNNNNNNNNNNNNNNNNNNNNNNNNNNNNNNNNNNNNNNNNNNNNNNNNNNNNNNNNNNNNNNNNNNNNNNNNNNNNNNNNNNNNNNNNNNNNNNNNNNNNNNNNNNNNNNNNNNNNNNNNNNNNNNNNNNNNNNNNNNNNNNNNNNNNNNNNNNNNNNNNNNNNNNNNNNNNNNNNNNNNNNNNNNNNNNNNNNNNNNNNNNNNNNNNNNNNNNNNNNNNNNNNNNNNNNNNNNNNNNNNNNNNNNNNNNNNNNNNNNNNNNNNNNNNNNNNNNNNNNNNNNNNNNNNNNNNNNNNNNNNNNNNNNNNNNNNNNNNNNNNNNNNNNNNNNNNNNNNNNNNNNNNNNNNNNNNNNNNNNNNNNNNNNNNNNNNNNNNNNNNNNNNNNNNNNNNNNNNNNNNNNNNNNNNNNNNNNNNNNNNNNNNNNNNNNNNNNNNNNNNNNNNNNNNNNNNNNNNNNNNNNNNNNNNNNNCACCTCCAGCACAGCGTGCAGAATGAAGCGACTGTCGCAGAATTCATCCTCCTGGGGTTCTgcagcaccccagccctgcagcgCTGCCTCTTTGGCCTTTTCTCTGCCCTCTACTCTGGCACTCTGATGGGAAACGCACTTGTCTTTCTGCTTATCTGCCTGGACTACTGCCTCCACAGccccatgtacttcttcctctgCCACCTCTCCATAGCGGACATCTGCTACGCCTCCAACAATGTCCCCCGTATGCTAAGGAACCTCCTTGGACAAGGCAGAACCATCTCCTTTGCTGGGTGTGGGGCACAGATCCATCTTTATTTAATCTTTGCACTTACAGAGTGCGTGCTGCTGGCCGTGATGTCTCATGTTCGCTACGTGGCAATCTGCCGTCCCCTCCGCTATGCCCTCATCATGATCTGGAGGCTGTGCCTCACCCTTGCCACAGTTTCCTGGGCTTTGGCGTTCGTATTTGGTACACTACAAGCCTCTCTGGCTTTACACCTGCCTTTCTGGGGCCCCTGCGAGGTTGACCACTTCTGCTATGAAATTCTTGCTGTCTTAAAGCTGGCCTGCACTGCCGCTACTGCCAATAAAGTCCTGATCTTTGCTGTTTGTGTGcgcttcctcctcttccctttagCCTTAATCCTCATTTCCTCCCTGGACACCCTGGCCACCGTTCTGCGCATCCGCTCTGCGCCAGGATGGCACAAAACCTTCTCCCACCTGTGGCTGTTTTCTTGCAATGGGACTGATCGCACCCGATGTCCGCAGGTGGCTGAAGTTTGAGGAGGACGTGGAAGATGGCGGCGAGCGCTGGAGCAAGCCCTACGTTGGCACGCTGTGCTTGCACAGCCTCTCCGAGCTGAGGAGCTGCATCAGCAAGGGGACGGTGCTGCTGGACATTTGTGCCAACAGCATGGAAGAGATTGCAGGTACCGTGGGCACTGCATCCCTCCGGGAGCGGCCGAGCTCAGCTCGCCACGGTGCTCTTCACTCCCAAATCAAACCCTGCCCCACTGGCACGTCCTTTTCCAGAAGTCCCACTGTGTTTTTCTCATGAGCTGTTTTTGGATGTAGACTGGGCGTGCAACAGTCGCACCAGTTTTTTATTCCAATACGGGGtccttttgaaagcagtttGTGGGGTTGCAGCAGCCAGTAGAGAATATTCTCCAGCCAAAAAGGAGTGTGTGTCAGGGCTTAGCAGGCTGCTCTTAGAAATACGGAGTCTGCGTAAGAGCTGAACCTCCTTAAAGGAACTACTTCTTACAAGCTGTTTCCTcacgttctttttttttccttttgccttaaCATCCAGCATTTAAGAGTTTTAAGGCAGAGTTTATCTGGCGATGACCAAGCAGTGTATTTCTGTGGGGAAGACACTTGAAGTTAATTGCAAAAGCCGCTTTGGAGAAGTTATCTCTGACTGGCGGCAGGTCTCCATTCAGCCCTTTCAAGGGCTGGAGAAGTCGGAGCCGTTCTTAGCACGTTTCTCCCTGGGCTCGGCAAATTGCACTCGATCAGCCTGGGAAACTCGGGGAGCGTCTGTGCTATAGATTGCTTATAATTTGGGTAAACGTGTAGAGTCAGAAAGGCCAGGCCGGGCAAGAAAATTGCGTTATTTAGAATGGGAAATATTTATCTTAGAGGAATGAGGAATAAGCACTTGGATGATGttttttagcaaaagaaaattctcGTTTTCGCTGCAAAGGCTGAACGTTATTAAAAGGCCTTGCTATGCAAGGCTGAGCCCGCGTTAGGGTACAGCCTGTGTGGCACAGCCTTCCCCGGGGGCTTTGGGGGTCGGGACTTGTTGGGGTTTCTGCTCCGATGGCTTTGTTTGCCTTTGCCGTCCTCAGATATGGTCCTGGCCCAGCAAGAACAGTCCACGGAGTTTGACGAGCACAGGCGGGCGCAAGTTCGAGAAGTCCTTTTGAGGAAGCACCACCATCAGAACGAGAAGACAAACAACCTTCTCCCCGttgtcacggtccactcggtggactcgtgatggttcgtttgctacgatctcgaaagtgcaaaattaaggtgaccaacacgAAAGGGGATAtcagtaatcacacagtaaaactttattgtattgcctgtgaagaggcacacgatagttagagatgggtgaaagaaaggaggaaagtaaagttaagtttagagagaggagaaagagaggttatagctaccgccgctgatctcaagacgtcctaacggtcccgggtccagctaatgctgcgtcgtcgattgtcgtggtccttggtggggaagcttcaaatttccattgttcagaagtcatcttttatgcttagtaacacaccttgctccacctctgcctcaggagtctccacccttctcagaatacaattatcatatctccgcccttctcgagcgaggctatcacgcaggcgcagggtcagtgtctgaggcatggtaagtcttggaggcgggtagccttcgaccagcaggtgtgttttggtattataatgaagcaaagttcatctagagttcatgatttcttcatcgatgttatggcaacggttgcaatccatcctttttgacagtagctatgcggttatctctaacggctctagccaggtaccttccaggagccttgtaccgcacattctgtccttgggattggctgctgcgctccaaacaggccgttgtcaggtaatgtactgttcatgttcctgatgacaatgttgagacaatgcttattttctgaccgactcttacaccCGTTGTCTGCTCGTTTGCTGATGTGAGCAAGAGGCAGTCAGACCTGCACCTCCTCTACAAGCCAGGTGAGGGTTTCTGCAGGGCTTTGGCCCCATTGGACTTGTCCGGGCAAAGGAGAAGCATCCCAGTTGCTCCTTGTCCATCTTTCTGAGTGTCTGTCTTCTTCCTACCAGCCCAAAAAATCACCCCTTGTCCTTCTCCCACCGCTGCGGAAGCTAAAGATGGGGTGAACCGTGAGAGCAGAACAGTGGATTTAAGCAAGGTGAGACACTCGTAGCTTTCTTACAGGGCCAGATTTGCTCTTGCAAACTTGGCTGCAGAGTGTGCTGCAGAGCGCTGTGGGCTTTGCTTTTGGGGTAGTTGGTTGAAAATCACTTGTCGTGCCCAGGCGGAGCTGAGCTTCCTGAAGAAAATTCCCAACGGGGCTGAAGCATCCAACGTGCTCGTAGGAGAGCTGGATTTCCTTCACCAGCCCATCGTGGCATTTGTCCGCCTGAGCCCGGCTGTCCTCCTCTCGGGCATGACGGAAGTTCCCATCCCAACAAGGTGCGAATGAGAAGCACAAATTTTTTCCGTAAAAAAGACACCCAACCAAACATCAAGTTGCAGGCATCAGTTTGGTGTCCCAAGGGAACAAGGCTAGTGGGAGCAAGCACGTTTCCCCCACCCACATCTCCTTGCCTTTGTTTCTCCACCCCCTGCTGTAGCTTTTAAACCCATTGGccaattttaatgaaagttgGCCCCCAACTTAaatttgctgttggttttgaaGAATTTCAAATTCATCGCGGCGTCGCTGAGCCTACGTGTCCCGTCTTGAGCCACGCTCTGCTGGCAAAACTCTTCCTAACGCAGCTCAGGGTGTTGTTGGCTGCCTTCAGCTCGAGGGTGCAATGCGGGCTCGTGTTGGCTAACTGCAAGCTTAGTTCTTGATTACCTTTCAGAGGCAAGGCCGTTCTTATTTATAGTCTGGCaggcttctttctttcatggagcatagcttttaaaaacagaagattCACGTCTGTACTTAATATTCACAAGTATGTGGCAGAGAGTCCCAGATGCAACGTTGTAGTCGGAAGTGTTTATGCTCACCTTTCGCCTTCCATGGCGATGCACAGACCACATGTCAAATCATCTCCCTTGTTGCCTTATATTGTTCCCAATTCCCAAATATATTTCATGCAGAGATTATAATGGGAGAAGTCTGAAGCCAGTTCTTTTCCTGCTCACACAGAGGTAGTCCTTTCAttccccaccccatcccctccATCAGTTTCTAGTCACAATAGAACTGCTGGACATGAGTGAAGAATGAGACCAAGATCCAGAATGCTTTCTAATCTCTTTTAGCCAAGGTGTGAGTTGTAGATTCATAAAATACAAGGCTAGAAAGGGCTATTTCATGGTCCAGTCTGGCAGTTCTCTCTGGCAGTTCTCTCTTAGTCCTGTGTCTTGCCCCAGCAGTTATGCTATTccagaaaagattaaaacagtTAATAATTCTAAAGTGTATTCTTGATTTCAAAATTAAGCCAGTCAGGCATCAACTTCAAGccttctgtcatttttctgtgattacTCTGTTAGACTGAAGAGCTGAGCATTCAGTCTGAGCATTCCCCCACCCTGGAAGGAGTGTGCCTACTGTAGTCAGACcacttcttcatcttttttttctttttggacaaGCTCTTTTGCTCGTAAGTCCTCATGAGGCATTtggatttgggttttcttgGGATGCTATTGAGTTTTGAGCTATCAGAATCTCCAGGTGATGCTGATCAGCTCCAAGAGCGCTATTTTGTGTGTGAAGCCAGGACTGGTTTTCCCCATCTGCATCACTTCGTACCTCTCTGCCATTTTATTGCTCCACAACCGAGTCTTGTAAGATCTTTCTATGGTTCTTTGCTACCTGCCCTTCTTGTGTCAGTAATCTTGTAGGATTTGCAAGCTTTCTCAGCTTGCTGCTCATCCGCCTTTCCCTGTCACGTCAcactatttttctctttaactgCTTGTTGGGCTtactagaaaagcagaaagcctaATACTGGAGTGAGTgcctattttcatttttgaaatgaGACTTTGAAACATGAGTACAGATTAAGGGTATCTATCTTGTTGGCTAGAGGGAGGTACTAAACCCCTGCTTTCTAATGAAATACTTGATTAGCCATTTACAagattgtttcctttttgtgaCTTTTGGTAAACTCAGTTCTTACCTGTTTGACTTATTTTTAGAACTGGAGCCAAGTGTGTTTCGCCATACGAGTAAAGCAAAGCATGGATTTGAAACGGTAAGCTACAGAATATTCAGAAAGAGACAACAGCATCTGTTTAGTCCTAGATTCTTAGTGGCAAGcataaaaatgcctttcaggtaactttttttcccttttcacctGCATCACCTGCATGGAGACATTTGTGATTCCTGCTCGTCAAGCTTAGCCACAGGATGAGTTTTACCAGGAGCCGACACAGGCTTTTCTGACTGTGAAGCTACAAACTCTAGGGGTGAGCTTAGCCTCTCAGAGCTGAACCTGAAGGATGCCCTGCCTTGTCTTCAAGAGACTCCAGTCCTCTTTTACCTCACGTGCTCCTTTGTGCAGAACTCCATGAAGGGTGAACAGTGGGTGCTGACACCTTGACACTGGCTTCGGTGCGAGTACTTGCCACTCCTCACCAGTGTCCTTCCTCTGTGCAGATGGCCTTGCAGGCATCTCCCTCTTCTTGAAACAGTGTCATGTTTTTTCTCGCTATGTCATCAGAAGGCAGATTTACGACAGGATTGTTCCAGAGGGATTGGCAGTTGCTTTCTAAACCCACTGTTCTCCAGAGACCTTGTCAGGAGGGTGagattctttctcttttagcCTACAAGCTAAAAGGCTGCTCTGACAGCACTGCTGTTAGGCACACCCTTTAGGTAAGAGGGTCTTCCCTCACCCccctgttctcctcctcctggctgTTGCCCATCCTCCCAgtgcatttcatccattttCTGGATCCTGATAGCCATTCTGCATTTAATTCAAACCCCTGCCACACTATTGCCTTCCTGGCTGCCTTCCCTCTCCAGCTCTTTGGAGAGAGTCTTCTCCGAGGAGGCAAACTTACTCCTCTTGGGGTTGTCCACAAAGGAAGTTGCCTGGTGGTATAAAAGGAACAGCTTCTTCTCCCACCGTTCCTTGGGAGGTGAACAGTTGCATCAGATGCCCAGatttctgcatgtttctgcATGATGACGTGCTGCCCCCATTTCAGAAACCTTTTGGACCTCTCCACAACTGGCTGAGCCTTTACGCAAATATCGTCTGTGGGCTTGCTCCCTGCTGGCCAGGGCATACTGCCTGCTTGCTCCTGTAGGACTGTTTTCAAAGGGCCAATCTCAATGTAACTGCTCTGCAGGGATCCCCTGCATATACAGTGGCCTGCAATTTCAGGTGCTGCTAGTTGCATGGTTACCTTCAGCCTGCACAGGTAAACTCCTGTATTGGAAGAGCCCTCACCTTGTTGTAAGCCCAAaactttctttcagaagaggGGTTTTTGACAGGTTTGTTGGATTTTCAAGATAGGAAGGAGACTGCCTGGTAACTCCTCAGGCGCCTTCAGTACAGAAGAACTTCTCTAAAACAAGCAGGCTGATTTGTCTCCAAAACCTGtatcccctttttttcccctcagcttACCTTTGCAGGATTAGTGACAGGTCTCTCTACCCATGCCCTTTCTGGCTTCTTTCCTCAGGTGCTCCAAACACTCTGTTGGTGGGATAAGGGTCATCCtctgaaagatgctt
It encodes:
- the LOC115338480 gene encoding olfactory receptor 2A1/2A42-like, with protein sequence QHSVQNEATVAEFILLGFCSTPALQRCLFGLFSALYSGTLMGNALVFLLICLDYCLHSPMYFFLCHLSIADICYASNNVPRMLRNLLGQGRTISFAGCGAQIHLYLIFALTECVLLAVMSHVRYVAICRPLRYALIMIWRLCLTLATVSWALAFVFGTLQASLALHLPFWGPCEVDHFCYEILAVLKLACTAATANKVLIFAVCVRFLLFPLALILISSLDTLATVLRIRSAPGWHKTFSHLWLKFEEDVEDGGERWSKPYVGTLCLHSLSELRSCISKGTVLLDICANSMEEIADMVLAQQEQSTEFDEHRRAQVREVLLRKHHHQNEKTNNLLPVVCSFADVSKRQSDLHLLYKPAQKITPCPSPTAAEAKDGVNRESRTVDLSKAELSFLKKIPNGAEASNVLVGELDFLHQPIVAFVRLSPAVLLSGMTEVPIPTRTGAKCVSPYE